ATGGTCACCTCAGGGCATACTGTGGGCCAAAGCTAAAATTTTAGTCCTATAAACTTTAGGGACTACAACTTGGTGAACAATTGCCCATTCCTCACTCACAGGTATAGCAGgtggcctccacttcctcattaacactccatcCTTGAGATAACAGCCAACTGGTACTTTCTTAATCTCATTATCTGAGAGAGCTGTTTCTTTTAAAGCTTCAATCTCAGGGTCTTGGTTCTGTTCTGCTATAAACTCCATCCTACACAGGGATAAATCTTTTTCATCAGACTTACTACTTGTATCCTGTTGAAACAATGAAGGTAGAAAAGTCCCTGACAAGTCATCATAACTCGAATCCCGATTTTGGCTGTCATGGGTATCAGAATCATGCTGCACAGAACCGTCTGCGTTGGCAGACTTCTTAGCCATACTTTGAATTACTGCGCAGGAAGGATAAATGTTAAAGTCCATCTGTGGGTCGTCAGTGGTTGGCTTATTTGTCAACTACACTGCAGGAACAACGTTACCATCTGCCAGGTCATTCCCTAACAGTAAAGTAACATCTTCCACCGGTAAACTGGAGCATAATCCGATCTTAACAGGTCCCGAAACCAACCCTGACTGTAAAGTTCCCCTGCGCAATGGCACAGAAACCATGCCGCCCCCAATGCCTTTAAtaagatttacctcaccaatgttaGTCTCAGCAccaaactttagaacactgtctaatataagtgactgagaagccccagtatctTGAAGAATTTTCACTGGTATCGGGGTTGACCCTTCCTTTAATAATACAAACCCATCTGACACAAAATGATCAAATCCCTTCTTAACTCGGTCAGACCTTTCAGTCCTCAACAAAATGTTCAGAACCCTGTGGGTTTATAAGTGCTTCAACCTGCTGATCATGGGCATTTGGGACTGCCTccctttcctttttcttcttcaggaCGGAACAATTAGCCATCATATGACCAGCTTTCTTACAATAGTAACAAGTAAGACCAGAATTTTTCTCCTTCAACTGCTTCCCTTCATCTTTACTCTTGTCACTAGTCCCaactttaatttctggtttaccctggTTATCCCTGCTACTCTTTTGGAAGCTCTTATTCGGGGTAAACTTAACCATATGAGTTAaagcaaactcatctgctaatCTAGCAGACACCTGCAAAGTGGCAGCATCCTTTTCATCTAAATATGTCTTTATGTCATCAGGGATGCACCTTTTgaattcttcaattaaaaccaactctttcaagcTGTTACAAGTCATCATTTACATTTTTATATGTGTACCAGCAGTCAAAACACACAGActtctcataagcaaattccatataacagatttcctcaaatttctaaacATTTGCTTCTGGGACCAACCCATAAGCTTTGAGCACAGCCTGTTTCACTATGTCCAAAACAGCTGCTTCATCAACTGTCAAAGTAGAATAATCTTGCTAAGCCTTCcccttaattacactttgtaagagAATAGGCCAACCCTGTTTTGGCCACTTTAAATTACGAGCAAACTTCTAAAAATGCTTAAAGTATTTATCAACTTCTGCTCCATCAAATGGAGGTAGCAATTTAACTTCCCGACTGGCCTCAAACTTATCACCAGAGTCTAATGCCAGATCCCTTTGCTGCAATCTCTCCATCTTTTCCAGCTCGAACAGCCtctgtctttctgcttcctctctctgtttttctgcctctctGTGCCCTCCTCATTGTCAATTTCACCTTAGCAAATTGGCGCTTCCAGAAAtccaacaacatccactgctgctGATTTTCCACACACAAATAAATCAAAATGGATTTTCCCAATGAAATCAATAATTAATCAATAAATACGCCCCTAAATTTGTTCCTATCCCGAACACAGGCCCCAATTTTGTTATGAACCGTAACGCTTTAGAAACGAATCAGCAGCAAtagactacacctggagtctggttttgatgttaaaatcACTGTCTTTACGAGTATCTACCTATGAGATAGTAACTTAAGCAAGATAAAGAAAAGTGAACAGTATTATGTGTATGtattatgtgtatatatgtgtttaaatataactcccaaactgtTGAGCTCTGAGGAaacaaggcttagagtcttgagatggtaaagtatgaaAATTCAGTTCATCCATGAAATAGGTGATGAgcgagagatatttgtaatccagggtagaTGTCAAGAGAAGGCAATTATGTCGATTTCCACAGGTTCCACGGTAGTAAAATGAGAGAACAGTCGCTGTAGATTTTATTCGTCGTCGTTCCAAATCCACGTACGAATTATCATCAAAAGTGACTTGTCACAAGGGGTATCTTCTTCAGGTGAATTACCAGACCACACTCAGGCAAGGACAAATAAGTGGTTTTCACAGAATACCCCAAATCCAATCCACTCCTATGGATTGAACAAGGTGACAACCACACATGCGATGTACGCTGAATCGATCATTAACCCACCCACGTGGGCACAGGAAAGTTCTAAACAGTGACCCTTGCCACTAGTTCCCTGGTTTTGATCCTTCCACTTTTCTTCCTTCGTCTCCGTCTAACTCTTAGTGTCTGTGCCCTCGATTAAAACTAAACAAGCTGCGAGCGATGTAAACAAGCTGCAAATCAGACTAATTAGCcttcttaatctctctctctcaaaacaaCAGTCCACAGCAAACAAAACCGAGGGATTCATAACGACGGCCcctccccactgtgaactgactggtgtgccagtagttgggatgactgagtgaatcctttcccacattctgagcaggtgaactgcttctccccagtgtgaactcgctggtgactctgtagggcggatgatcgagtgaatctcttcccacagactgagcagatgaatggcttctccccagtgtggactcgctggtgtctctgtaggttggaagagttggtgaatctcttctcacagactgagcaggtgaacggcctctcccgtGTGTGAACTGATTGGTGTGCCAGtcggtgggatgactgagtgaatcctttcccacattctgagcaggtgaacggcttctccccagtgtgaactcgctgatgactccgTATATCAGATGACTGAgtaaatctcttcccacagactgagcaggaaaagggcttctccccagtgtgaactcgctggtgtctctgtaggctggatgaatcagtgaatctcttcccacattctgagcaggtgaacggcttctccccagtgtgaattcgctggtgtctctgtagactggatgaatcagtgaatctcttcccacattctgagcaggcgaacggcttctccccagcgtgaactcgctgatgactctggaGGGTGGAAGAGTGAcggaatctcttcccacagtctgagcagttgaacggcttctccccagtgtgaactcgctgatgtaccaggAGCTGGGATGactcagtgaatctcttcccacagtctgagcaggtgaacggcttctccccagtgtgaactcgctgatgtaccagtaggtgggatgactgagtgaatcccttcccacagtctgagcaggtgaatggcttctctccagtgtgagctcgctgatgattctgtagggtggatgaccgagtgaatcccttcccacaaactgagcaggtgaacagcttctccccagtatgaactcgctgatgtaccagtaggtgggatgactcagtgaatctcttcccacagtctgagcaggtgaacggcctctccctggtgtgaactgactggtgtctctgtaggtgggatgactgagagaatcccttcccacaaactgagcaggtgaacagcttctccccagtgtgaactcgctgatgtaccagtaggttggatgactcagtgaatctcttcccacagtctgagcaggtgaacggcctctctccagtgtgaactgactggtgtctctgtaggtgggatgtctgagagaaTCTCtttccacattctgagcaggtgaacggcttctccccagtgtgaactcgctggtgactctgtagggtggatgaccgagtgaatctcttcccacagactgagcaggtgaatggcctctccccagtgtgaactgactggtgtttctgtagggtggatgaatgagtgaatctcttctcacagactgagcaggtgaacggcctctcaccggtgtgaattcgctggtgacTCTGTAGGTAGGATGACTGcgagaatctcttcccacagtctgagcaggtgaaatcTCTCTCTGCAGTGTGagctgactggtgtctcagtaggtgaaatgcctgagtgaatcccttcccacagtctgagcaggtgaacggcctctctccagtgtgaaatCGCTGGTGTaccattaggtcagatgaccgagcgaatccttcccacagtctgagcaggtgaatggcctctctcaagtgtgaactcgctgaagtaccttcagtttagatgagcaaatgaatcccttcccacagtctgagcaggtgaactctctggtgtgaactcgctgatggaCCTTCAGTTGAGATATCCTTTCccagaaattcagcagatgacctgcctctgcccagtgtgaactgactggtgtgtccacaggtgggatgACCGACTGAATCCTTTCTGTGAACTTGCTTATGTACCTTCaattgagatgaccgagtgaatctattcccactgtctgagcagatgaaAGGCCTTTCCCCTGTTTAAAATGACAGGTGTGCCAGTTGGTcaaatgactgagtgaatccctccccacggtctgagcaggaaggatggtcGATTGAaacccttgctccacttcttaaatatccagacagagacagcaaaactggcgtgcCGTGTTTGAGATTCCAGGAGACAAGTTGCTTCTtgtttttaacctgtaaaaagattaaCAAAATTCATCAATGGGTGAAGGataacatttcagatgagatcacttgagtTGCCAAGATGTGATCTGCTATCACACTGTTACATTGAAATTCAACCCaagatggagagagaaatcatcttctaaccgggcacagtgctggtatcggGAATGACCATCAATtccctgatgctcttcctgtctctgtaagaatggggcatttctgccatctccaatttgtgacttggctcagtttgactctctccattggtattattccctgttcctgctgagctgcatgggtgcctggccccacagtaagtgatacactctcacacaaatagcctTTGTTGACAtgcagctgggattttcttttgTGTACTATTAACTTAAAGTGCCACAATTTTAACGCCATATAAAAATTTCCTGCTGAGAtgaatggttggtctgcacagctgatAAAATGTGAACGTTAGTGTTATTTAAGTTTCTTGTCACAGTCAAAgtgtaacacagaaacaggccctttgggccatctagtttgtactgaactatttaaactgcccacgccaataccccttccatccaggtACCTGtacaaacctcttaaatgttgaaatcgagctcacatgcaccagttCTGCTGGCTGCTCATTGCACATCTGGATGACTGTCTGTGTGATGAAGTTTcccacatgttccccttaacgtttcatctttcacccttaacacatggcctgtggttatagtcccacccaatctcagtggtaaaacccagcttgcatttaccctatctatacccctcttaatcGTGGTAttcctccatcaaatctctcctcaatcttctacattccaaggaatgaagacccgacctgttcaatctttccttataacccaagtcctccagacctggcaccatccttgtgaattttccctgaactctttcaacctcttttacaactttcatgtaggtaggtgacgaaaactgcacacaaaactccaaattaggcttcaccaatgtcttatacaagtcAACATACCATCCATCTATTGTCAGTACTttggttcatgaaggccaatgggccAGAATTTTTCTTTCTgtccctatctatctgtgacaccactttcagtgaattaaggacttgtattcccagatccctttcttctacaACACTTAtcagtgccctaccagtcactgtgtaagacctaccctggtaggtcctaccaaagtgaaacacactttgcacttgtctgcattaaattccattttccgTTTCTCaaaccattttcccagctggtccagatcacactgcaagccatgatagtcttccccgctgtccactgcacccccagtcttggtgtcatccataaatttgctgatccagttaaccaccatatcatccagattactgataCAGATgagaaacaacaacagatccagcactgatccctctggcacaccactagtcacaggcctccagtcagagaggcaaccatctgctaccacagtCTGTCCTCTTCCAAAGCCAgtgactcatccaatttactatctcatcttgaatgctgagtgactgaaccttcttgacccacTCCCATATGAGACTTTGTCAACTGCCTTGCTAAggcccatgtagacaacatccactgccttgccttcatccactttcctgataacttccttgagAAACTCGATAAGATTggctagacatgacctaccatgcacaaagccatgttgcctATTCTTTATCAGTCAacatctatccaaatatttacatATCCGGTTCCTGCACATacgttccaataactttcccctaCTGCTGTCAAGCTCACCAACATACAATTTCTTagttatttttagagcctttcttgaacagaggaacaacattggctgtcctccaatcctccagtacctcacctgtcactaaggatcaTTTAAGTATCTGTGctagggcccctacaatttctgcacttgtcttctGCAGAGTCCCAGGGAACaacctgtcaggccctggggatttatccactctaatttgcttaagacaacaaacacctcaacctctgtaatctgtacagggtccatgaagttgatgctgctttgcctcacttctatagactgtgtctaGTTCCCGTGTAAATacggatgcaaaaaaaaatctcttccaTCTATTTTGTCACCTCATATTGAATACCatcctgatcttccagaggattaaTTGTTCCCGTACAacctttttgctcttaacatatctgcagaatccctaaggactctccttcaccttgtctgctggggcaacctcatgccttcttttatttctttcataagtgttcacttgaatttcctgtatttcataagtaccccatttgttcctatctgcctgtaCCTGGTATGTGCCTCCTTTTTATTGATCTGGGCGATAAAAGCCAAAGGGGTAATGGAGCTGCATGGTggcaggtgggggtggggggggggttaaactgAAGTTACAGGGGGAATGGGAGCCTGAATAACAGAACAGATAGCAgaaaggttgtggagacagatgttgttctgTCCTCAGAcaagtcaggaatgaaaaagttgagcatggtgcaatgaATATGCTGAgccctgtatatttcaatacaaggagcagcgtaggaaaggcggatgtgttcagggcatggatcaacacctggaattatgacactctgatctggcaactgtggattgggacaggctgctttacGACAAAGGTGTGCTtgataaatgggaggccttcaaagtgaaattttgaaagtacacaGTGGGTACGTGCTTGTCAGAAAAGATAGAAACTgtggggaaccttggttttcaagagatattgagaccctggtgaaGCACAAAATGGAGTTGCAGAACAGGGATAGGCAGGTAGGTTCttatgaagtataagaaatgcaagagaacaaataagaaataaatcaggatggcAAAAAGGCACGAGTTTGCCCTCACAGAAAAGATGAAGGATAATCCTAAAGGATTCTAGAGATAGATTAAGATCAAAAGtattgcaagggacaaagttggtcctctggaagaccagaatggtaattcatGTTTGGAACCAAAGTAGACGGGGAAGATCAtctctatttactcaggagatgggcacAGAGTCTACGGAGGTGTGGGAAATGGCATTAACTTcctggaccctatacagattaaagaagaggagatgtttgccatcctgaggcagattagggtggataaatctccagggcatgacaaggtgctcccttggaccctacgggaggcaagtgcaaaaattgTCGGGGCccctagcagagataattaaatcatccTTATTGACGGGAGAGTTATCAGAGGATGGTAGGATAGCCGAAGTTAGTTCGCTGTTcaacatacagcatagaaatctacagcatattccaggccattcagcccacaatgctgtatcaaccatgtaacttactctagaaactggcTAGAAATTCCCCAGCACAAAGacccttatttttctaaactgcatgacctatctaagaggctgttaaaagaccctattgtactgCATTTACCTCGACTACCGctgctggcagtgtattccacgcacccaccacgctccgtgtaaaaaacttactcctgatatcccctcggtatctatttcaAAGCTCCTTCAAACTATGccgctcgtgttagccatttcagcccaggaaaaagcctctggctatccacacgatcaatgcccctcgtcATCTTATCCACCTAAAAAAGGCTCTgaacataaacaaggaaattatacattgctcTGAGGATTTGTTAGAAGTAAAGAAAATTAtcaggtat
This DNA window, taken from Mobula hypostoma unplaced genomic scaffold, sMobHyp1.1 scaffold_45, whole genome shotgun sequence, encodes the following:
- the LOC134342119 gene encoding zinc finger protein 420-like, which gives rise to MVHQRFHTGERPFTCSDCGKGFTQAFHLLRHQSAHTAERDFTCSDCGKRFSQSSYLQSHQRIHTGERPFTCSVCEKRFTHSSTLQKHQSVHTGERPFTCSVCGKRFTRSSTLQSHQRVHTGEKPFTCSECGKRFSQTSHLQRHQSVHTGERPFTCSDCGKRFTESSNLLVHQRVHTGEKLFTCSVCGKGFSQSSHLQRHQSVHTRERPFTCSDCGKRFTESSHLLVHQRVHTGEKLFTCSVCGKGFTRSSTLQNHQRAHTGEKPFTCSDCGKGFTQSSHLLVHQRVHTGEKPFTCSDCGKRFTESSQLLVHQRVHTGEKPFNCSDCGKRFRHSSTLQSHQRVHAGEKPFACSECGKRFTDSSSLQRHQRIHTGEKPFTCSECGKRFTDSSSLQRHQRVHTGEKPFSCSVCGKRFTQSSDIRSHQRVHTGEKPFTCSECGKGFTQSSHRLAHQSVHTRERPFTCSVCEKRFTNSSNLQRHQRVHTGEKPFICSVCGKRFTRSSALQSHQRVHTGEKQFTCSECGKGFTQSSQLLAHQSVHSGEGPSL